Proteins encoded by one window of Cannabis sativa cultivar Pink pepper isolate KNU-18-1 chromosome 4, ASM2916894v1, whole genome shotgun sequence:
- the LOC115711347 gene encoding ubiquitin C-terminal hydrolase 12-like isoform X1: MLSSISFSLIRFVTSFEDARVRRFHTMKPKWGFARFMDLQTFNNPSNGYLVNDTCKFGAEIFIVKTASKVERLSMINNPLTCKFSWTFHNISRENLERYQSSSFVGGDYKWSIVFYPNGQSNEKSNNNCCVVGLALDSTLPPDTSLFVHLMCRMRDQKYVNHFRKTDSKTFSSKNLARGFEDYMPLTKLNDPENGFLVGDRCIIDVEFKVLGLVTLE, from the exons atgctatcttcaatctCTTTCTCTTTGATCAGATTCGTGACTAGTTTTGAAG ATGCAAGAGTGAGGCGATTTCATACTATGAAGCCAAAATGGGGCTTTGCTAGATTCATGGATCTCCAAACATTTAACAATCCTTCTAATGGTTACCTTGTCAATGACACATGTAAATTTGGAGCAGAGATTTTTATCGTCAAAACGGCATCAAAAGTAGAGCGATTATCAATGATAAACAATCCTTTGACTTGCAAGTTTTCTTGGAcgtttcataatatttctaGAGAAAACCTTGAACGTTATCAATCTTCTTCCTTTGTTGGTGGAGACTACAAATG GTCGATTGTGTTTTATCCTAATGGTCAATCAAATGAGAAGAGCAACAATAATTGTTGTGTGGTGGGTCTAGCATTGGATTCAACTCTCCCTCCAGACACTAGTCTGTTTGTGCATTTAATGTGTCGTATGAGGGACCAAAAGTATGTCAACCATTTTCGAAAAACTG ATAGCAAAACGTTCTCGTCTAAAAATTTGGCCAGGGGTTTTGAAGATTACATGCCATTGACGAAATTGAATGATCCAGAAAATGGTTTTTTGGTAGGTGATAGATGTATTATTGATGTAGAGTTTAAAGTGCTTGGTTTAGTTACTCTAGAATAG
- the LOC115711347 gene encoding ubiquitin C-terminal hydrolase 12-like isoform X3, whose protein sequence is MKPKWGFARFMDLQTFNNPSNGYLVNDTCKFGAEIFIVKTASKVERLSMINNPLTCKFSWTFHNISRENLERYQSSSFVGGDYKWSIVFYPNGQSNEKSNNNCCVVGLALDSTLPPDTSLFVHLMCRMRDQKYVNHFRKTDSKTFSSKNLARGFEDYMPLTKLNDPENGFLVGDRCIIDVEFKVLGLVTLE, encoded by the exons ATGAAGCCAAAATGGGGCTTTGCTAGATTCATGGATCTCCAAACATTTAACAATCCTTCTAATGGTTACCTTGTCAATGACACATGTAAATTTGGAGCAGAGATTTTTATCGTCAAAACGGCATCAAAAGTAGAGCGATTATCAATGATAAACAATCCTTTGACTTGCAAGTTTTCTTGGAcgtttcataatatttctaGAGAAAACCTTGAACGTTATCAATCTTCTTCCTTTGTTGGTGGAGACTACAAATG GTCGATTGTGTTTTATCCTAATGGTCAATCAAATGAGAAGAGCAACAATAATTGTTGTGTGGTGGGTCTAGCATTGGATTCAACTCTCCCTCCAGACACTAGTCTGTTTGTGCATTTAATGTGTCGTATGAGGGACCAAAAGTATGTCAACCATTTTCGAAAAACTG ATAGCAAAACGTTCTCGTCTAAAAATTTGGCCAGGGGTTTTGAAGATTACATGCCATTGACGAAATTGAATGATCCAGAAAATGGTTTTTTGGTAGGTGATAGATGTATTATTGATGTAGAGTTTAAAGTGCTTGGTTTAGTTACTCTAGAATAG
- the LOC115711347 gene encoding ubiquitin C-terminal hydrolase 12-like isoform X2 — protein sequence MDQSDARVRRFHTMKPKWGFARFMDLQTFNNPSNGYLVNDTCKFGAEIFIVKTASKVERLSMINNPLTCKFSWTFHNISRENLERYQSSSFVGGDYKWSIVFYPNGQSNEKSNNNCCVVGLALDSTLPPDTSLFVHLMCRMRDQKYVNHFRKTDSKTFSSKNLARGFEDYMPLTKLNDPENGFLVGDRCIIDVEFKVLGLVTLE from the exons atggatcaatcag ATGCAAGAGTGAGGCGATTTCATACTATGAAGCCAAAATGGGGCTTTGCTAGATTCATGGATCTCCAAACATTTAACAATCCTTCTAATGGTTACCTTGTCAATGACACATGTAAATTTGGAGCAGAGATTTTTATCGTCAAAACGGCATCAAAAGTAGAGCGATTATCAATGATAAACAATCCTTTGACTTGCAAGTTTTCTTGGAcgtttcataatatttctaGAGAAAACCTTGAACGTTATCAATCTTCTTCCTTTGTTGGTGGAGACTACAAATG GTCGATTGTGTTTTATCCTAATGGTCAATCAAATGAGAAGAGCAACAATAATTGTTGTGTGGTGGGTCTAGCATTGGATTCAACTCTCCCTCCAGACACTAGTCTGTTTGTGCATTTAATGTGTCGTATGAGGGACCAAAAGTATGTCAACCATTTTCGAAAAACTG ATAGCAAAACGTTCTCGTCTAAAAATTTGGCCAGGGGTTTTGAAGATTACATGCCATTGACGAAATTGAATGATCCAGAAAATGGTTTTTTGGTAGGTGATAGATGTATTATTGATGTAGAGTTTAAAGTGCTTGGTTTAGTTACTCTAGAATAG